Within the Aspergillus luchuensis IFO 4308 DNA, chromosome 5, nearly complete sequence genome, the region CCGTGCCCGTTGGTGCCGGCACACGATACTCCAGGCTTTACACCATGTCCGGTGGACGACATACGGGCTCGGGGCGTTTGATAGACGCCTCGGGTACACAGTTCACAAGCCGGTTTGTGGTCCGACCGCGAGCGTGCGTTGCCTCCTGCGGCGGCATACCGTCCGGGTGATAGTGATAGCGCAGTCGATCCAGGGCGCTCCGGaagtcatccaagatgatggtgtcgCTCAGGCACTTGAAAACAAACGCCAGCTACAGCAGGGTCAGCATGCtggtcttctcctcgtcagtGGCGGCCGCTCACCTTCCAGAACGGCTCCATGCCCGGGGGGTAGCCTAGGCGATTCTCGACCTGGGTCGCACAcatgtccaccaccgcaaacACGACAGAAATCACCATGAACAGGAGCATGACGCCGAACCGTGGGCTGATGCGGATCAGCTGCACCAGCGAACACCCATAGCCCCGCTGGATGACGTACAGGAGAAagcaggtggtgaagatccaCCAAGGGTCCCTAGATTCGCATCAGCAATGCGGAGCATGGGGAGGATCGCACTCGGACACCGCACCGGAACAGCGGCTCAAGTGGCCGAGTGGTGGTATATAAGGCCTGGCCCCGATTGAAAAAGGCAAAATTGGCATAAATCTCGACGACCCAGTACGGCTGGGCCGCCAGCAGGGTGATCAGATACAGTCGTGTGCCCCAAGGGGTGAAGAAGCCGTGAATCTTCATCCATGCAATCACGTTGTGGAGGGAATGCGAAATTGTGAGACCGACGGCCGTAACCGAAAGATACCAGCTCTGGGCAGGCGcatggagaaagatgaacgtTCCGTGCCCGAGGGCCAGGGCGAGCTAAGCGTCCGCATCAGCAGGGGATAGTGCCCCAATCGCCGCAACGAGGCAGCACAACTTACCTCTGCCACGATGAGTTTGTGCAGGAGCACCCCTTTCTTCATGTTGGCCGCGGTGATGGCAATCATGACAATAAGGGAGCCCACCAGGAATCCTTGTCCCCACGCCTCCACGACAAGGATATCCGGGTCTGTAGGATGCTGGCCAGCATTTGGCATCATATCATCGTTCTCGATTCGACTGTTTCGACGGTGGAATGGCAAAGACCCTCCATGAGTGGTGAGGTATCTTTACATTATTGGGTGAGATCGAGTAATGTTCGCCGCTCGGCATGGTCAACTACCGTGAGCGAGGGAGAGTAGGAGGAAGCCGATCGACTGTGATTGTGACCGGTCAAAGATGGACGGGGGGCCTGCCAGAGCCTCTTGCTGTTTTGACACTGTTCTCAGGAGTAATGGTAGCCTTCGGAGGTCCAGCCGCGCCTCAAGTGTGGGCTTCTTTGCCACTCCGGGTGAATAGTTGAATACCGTAACCTGTAGAGTACCATCCGGCCTTGTCCATTCATGGAATAAGCCAAGACTGTAGGATTCCGGGAAATCCATTCTTACCTACTATACGTCTGGCTGCAATAAACAAGGCCGACGGAGGATTAGACTTTCCGTCTATTTACTTTAGCGTCATATGAgataaagaaaggaagggcaCAGCGACTACGGAGATGGCCCCATTCAAGGAAATGCCACTTGTACACAACCGATTTCCTTATCTTACTGCCCAAAAACATTTAGTAAGTGACATCCTCCGGTCAAGGACCAAATAACTAACGAGGTTAGTCGAAGAAGTACTCCCCGACATCCGCACGGTTCACATCAACGGTCCCTAAGCCGCAAGATTGCCAGGGCGGTTACAGTCCAAATATCTAGACCTTGGTGGTGCTACCGTTTCACAGGCTTCagctgaatatatattgggTGGAAGTATGTACTCCCACGATTGCTAAGCTGTACCTCGACCATTTCCACACTTTCTTCCCCAGGCTTTTCAAAGTATATTTGACTCTACCACTCCACCTCACATCCTGTATcactgatgcagaagaaCACACTAACGGGGGGGGGACCTCCGGCTAAGATAAAAGGTTTGTCCCTTCACCCGACAATGA harbors:
- a CDS encoding uncharacterized protein (COG:S;~EggNog:ENOG410PGXJ;~TransMembrane:7 (o20-38i50-68o74-95i107-131o151-169i181-198o218-237i)) gives rise to the protein MMPNAGQHPTDPDILVVEAWGQGFLVGSLIVMIAITAANMKKGVLLHKLIVAELALALGHGTFIFLHAPAQSWYLSVTAVGLTISHSLHNVIAWMKIHGFFTPWGTRLYLITLLAAQPYWVVEIYANFAFFNRGQALYTTTRPLEPLFRDPWWIFTTCFLLYVIQRGYGCSLVQLIRISPRFGVMLLFMVISVVFAVVDMCATQVENRLGYPPGMEPFWKLAFVFKCLSDTIILDDFRSALDRLRYHYHPDGMPPQEATHARGRTTNRLVNCVPEASIKRPEPVCRPPDMV